Proteins encoded by one window of Simiduia curdlanivorans:
- a CDS encoding cold shock and DUF1294 domain-containing protein, protein MDHSGKLISWNLTKGFGFVQPKYGGKDIFVHISDFLDASNTPQAGQAVTFTLSTDGAGRPCGKNVARLNDRKPTAHSHFSGNLSVALAILFTFAVSYSALRLKMPIAILWLYLAINCLTFTLYITDKAAAKSGAWRTQERSLHMLALLGGWPGAAFAQQIFQHKTKKLGFRFVYWLTVLLNIAGFWWLLTPNGQAFLAWLVGAIG, encoded by the coding sequence ATGGACCACTCGGGAAAACTCATTTCTTGGAATTTAACCAAAGGTTTTGGCTTCGTTCAGCCGAAGTACGGTGGCAAAGATATTTTTGTGCATATTTCTGATTTCTTGGATGCAAGCAATACGCCACAAGCAGGTCAGGCTGTCACTTTCACCTTATCGACAGATGGCGCGGGCCGCCCCTGTGGTAAAAATGTTGCTCGGCTGAACGATAGGAAGCCTACAGCCCACTCTCATTTTTCCGGCAATCTTTCCGTGGCATTGGCCATTCTATTTACCTTTGCGGTGTCTTACTCAGCCCTCCGCCTGAAAATGCCCATTGCCATACTCTGGCTTTACCTCGCCATTAATTGTTTAACCTTTACGCTGTATATCACCGATAAGGCGGCGGCCAAAAGTGGCGCATGGAGAACACAGGAGCGGTCACTACACATGCTCGCGCTGTTAGGTGGTTGGCCCGGAGCCGCCTTTGCGCAACAGATATTTCAGCACAAGACTAAGAAGCTCGGCTTTAGATTCGTTTATTGGCTAACGGTTTTATTAAACATTGCGGGTTTCTGGTGGCTGCTCACGCCGAATGGACAAGCGTTTCTTGCTTGGCTCGTCGGCGCCATCGGTTAA
- a CDS encoding oxidative damage protection protein, whose amino-acid sequence MARQVFCRKYKKEMEGLDQPPYPGAKGQDLYSNISKQAWQEWLKHQTMLINEKHLSLMDLTARAYLTEQMDKFLSGEDYDAAEGYVPPESN is encoded by the coding sequence ATGGCGCGTCAGGTATTTTGTCGGAAGTATAAAAAAGAAATGGAAGGCCTCGATCAGCCACCCTATCCCGGTGCCAAAGGCCAAGACCTGTACAGCAATATCTCAAAGCAAGCGTGGCAGGAGTGGCTCAAACATCAAACCATGCTCATCAATGAAAAGCATTTGAGCCTGATGGATTTAACCGCCCGCGCCTATTTAACCGAGCAGATGGATAAATTCCTCTCCGGTGAAGACTACGATGCCGCCGAAGGCTACGTGCCCCCGGAAAGTAACTAG
- the gcvH gene encoding glycine cleavage system protein GcvH, which yields MSEIRKELKYMASHEWVRLEDDGTVTIGISDHAQEALGDVVYVETPEVGSTVNAGEEAGVVESVKAASDIYSPVTGEVIAVNEALEDAPETVNSSPYDDGWFYKVKPADLSELDDALDADGYAAACEDE from the coding sequence ATGAGCGAAATTCGCAAAGAACTAAAGTACATGGCCAGCCACGAGTGGGTGCGCCTTGAAGACGACGGCACTGTCACCATCGGTATTTCTGATCACGCACAAGAAGCGCTCGGCGATGTGGTTTATGTAGAAACGCCAGAAGTGGGCTCTACCGTAAACGCGGGCGAAGAAGCCGGTGTGGTTGAATCAGTGAAAGCCGCGTCCGACATCTACTCACCGGTTACCGGCGAAGTGATTGCCGTTAACGAAGCGTTAGAAGATGCACCTGAAACCGTGAACAGCTCGCCCTATGATGACGGCTGGTTTTACAAGGTAAAGCCCGCCGACCTGTCTGAGCTGGACGATGCCCTAGACGCGGATGGCTATGCCGCCGCCTGCGAAGACGAATAG
- a CDS encoding AsmA family protein, protein MLRALKILLVLILLLVAALVVLVLTFDPNQYKPQIIDAAARHNVSLKIDGDLGWQLWPRLAIQAEKVSVAAPQKPDAVIASIDSFALALQIKPLLNQNVVIDGIRLTGAKVNLRVDSAGKGNWQSLGQIASADATPQLRFAVARSTDHMGAKTVSERPPFDLEKNLQLDQLALVDSQLSYYTAEGLQLDLTELNAELSQLKLNGDAFPVNLSSQFNLVRPEAATLKGNTRATLDLKVPAKLDQIIIEKLKAPTQLVQGGSSAEVELELNSKILLGRASDSGLSYSGDLALAPTNLQKLMIALGTPLPPMADAEALHHVALSSPFQGTDKAITFEPLTLQVDSSAIKGKVAITDFAALALNIDVQGDSINLDHYLAPPEATAQGSSGKTKTAPRGANAAADDALPLETLRALNLNLLAGFNKLSVKGLDLTQVKARVAAKDGLINLSAFDALLHDGPLNASAVFDARPSVASLNFKATGSKMPLEKLLADFDVEQLVSGIGGVQVTGMASGRTSTALTESMKADIQLTSQQMLLHNMNLEKSLCELAMLAQRQEMPQIAWTDSTKLKTLTSSMQFANQKLTINSLNSGVESMVLAGLGMVDLNKGALDFKFNLRVDEAANKLLNCPIANKKLLNMDIPIRCKDSFAKLNARSCAPDMAVLEKLYGDEVKSKLNKELDKQLKDNPELNNLLKGLLGGNKKKTDDKN, encoded by the coding sequence GTGCTACGTGCATTGAAAATTTTGCTGGTGCTTATTTTACTGCTTGTGGCGGCGCTGGTAGTACTGGTGCTCACCTTTGACCCGAACCAATACAAGCCGCAAATTATCGACGCCGCGGCGCGCCATAACGTCAGCCTGAAAATAGACGGCGACCTAGGCTGGCAGCTCTGGCCGCGCTTGGCCATACAGGCCGAGAAAGTCTCCGTTGCCGCGCCGCAAAAGCCCGATGCCGTGATCGCCAGCATCGATAGCTTTGCACTAGCGCTACAAATTAAACCCCTGCTCAATCAAAACGTGGTGATCGACGGCATTCGCCTCACCGGTGCTAAGGTCAACTTGCGGGTCGATAGCGCCGGCAAGGGCAACTGGCAAAGCTTGGGTCAGATAGCAAGTGCAGATGCAACGCCCCAGCTACGTTTTGCCGTTGCCCGCAGCACCGATCACATGGGCGCCAAAACCGTGAGCGAAAGGCCGCCTTTCGATCTAGAGAAAAATCTGCAACTCGATCAGCTCGCCTTGGTGGACAGCCAGTTGAGTTATTACACGGCCGAAGGTTTGCAATTAGATCTCACTGAATTGAATGCCGAGTTGTCGCAACTCAAATTAAACGGTGATGCCTTCCCGGTGAATTTGAGCAGCCAATTTAATCTGGTGCGGCCCGAAGCGGCCACGCTAAAAGGTAACACCCGCGCCACACTGGATCTAAAAGTGCCGGCCAAACTCGATCAAATTATTATCGAAAAGCTCAAAGCACCCACGCAATTGGTTCAGGGCGGCAGCAGTGCCGAGGTGGAACTGGAACTCAACAGCAAAATCCTCTTGGGCCGCGCCAGTGACTCCGGCTTGAGCTATAGCGGTGATCTGGCACTCGCACCCACGAACCTGCAGAAGTTAATGATTGCCCTCGGCACACCACTGCCGCCCATGGCGGACGCCGAGGCACTGCACCATGTCGCACTCAGCTCGCCCTTTCAAGGCACGGATAAGGCCATCACCTTTGAACCGCTTACGCTGCAAGTGGATAGCTCGGCAATCAAAGGCAAAGTTGCCATTACCGACTTCGCCGCGCTCGCGCTCAACATCGACGTGCAGGGCGACAGCATTAACTTAGATCATTATTTGGCGCCGCCAGAAGCTACCGCACAGGGCAGCAGCGGCAAAACCAAAACCGCGCCCCGAGGCGCTAACGCAGCAGCCGATGACGCCCTGCCGCTCGAAACGCTGCGCGCTTTGAATCTGAACTTACTCGCGGGCTTCAATAAGCTGTCGGTTAAAGGCCTTGACCTGACCCAAGTTAAAGCCAGGGTTGCCGCCAAAGACGGGTTGATTAACCTGAGCGCTTTTGACGCGCTGTTGCACGATGGCCCGCTCAATGCCAGCGCTGTATTTGATGCCCGACCCTCAGTGGCAAGCCTCAACTTTAAAGCCACGGGCAGTAAAATGCCGCTGGAAAAATTGTTGGCCGACTTCGACGTCGAGCAGTTAGTCTCGGGCATTGGCGGGGTTCAGGTTACCGGCATGGCAAGCGGGCGCACCAGTACCGCGTTAACAGAAAGCATGAAAGCCGACATTCAATTAACCAGCCAGCAAATGCTGCTGCACAACATGAACCTCGAAAAAAGTCTGTGTGAGTTGGCGATGTTGGCGCAGCGGCAAGAGATGCCACAAATTGCCTGGACCGATTCAACAAAGTTAAAAACATTAACCTCCAGCATGCAATTCGCCAATCAAAAACTCACCATCAATAGCTTAAACTCCGGCGTGGAATCCATGGTATTAGCCGGGCTGGGTATGGTCGACCTCAACAAAGGCGCGCTGGATTTTAAATTTAATCTACGCGTAGACGAGGCCGCCAATAAATTATTGAACTGCCCGATTGCCAACAAAAAATTGTTGAACATGGACATTCCCATTCGCTGCAAAGACAGTTTCGCCAAATTAAATGCGCGCTCTTGCGCGCCGGACATGGCGGTTTTAGAGAAGCTGTATGGCGACGAAGTGAAATCCAAACTCAATAAAGAACTGGATAAACAACTCAAAGATAACCCCGAGTTAAATAATTTGCTCAAGGGTTTACTCGGCGGCAATAAAAAGAAAACCGATGACAAAAACTAA
- a CDS encoding substrate-binding periplasmic protein has translation MLNIFYLLFALAWSLSCQAQALTQPSAPINFSLMTIPVYIEENKTGPMYEAHQEIIEALSATFESAINTTISPPLRAQQNFIAGRAQALMPDFCDANVGVPNLHSVPFARVIRYILTPPNSPSISDYAALKGKKVGLVRGYAYDIEGKAGEGMELIWTTSQRQTVRMLNSGRLDAIVANLEEVAQIVKSEGGPMPSVDISHPVLDRSLCYVFHDNQLGRHLALEVSRQIIELRRQGKLAAYIGQNHIPDFHPGQAEVR, from the coding sequence TTGTTAAATATTTTTTACCTTCTTTTCGCACTTGCTTGGTCATTGTCTTGCCAAGCGCAGGCACTCACGCAACCGAGTGCTCCGATTAATTTTTCGCTGATGACCATTCCCGTGTACATCGAAGAAAACAAAACCGGCCCTATGTACGAGGCGCACCAGGAAATTATTGAAGCACTTAGCGCTACATTCGAAAGCGCAATTAATACAACGATTTCGCCACCCTTACGCGCACAGCAGAATTTTATTGCCGGCAGGGCGCAAGCCCTGATGCCTGATTTTTGCGATGCCAATGTCGGCGTGCCCAATCTTCACTCGGTGCCCTTTGCCAGAGTTATTCGCTATATTTTAACGCCGCCCAACTCGCCCAGTATCAGCGACTACGCGGCGCTAAAGGGCAAAAAAGTCGGCTTAGTGCGCGGCTACGCCTACGACATAGAGGGTAAGGCCGGCGAGGGCATGGAACTGATCTGGACCACCAGCCAACGGCAAACCGTGCGTATGCTCAATAGCGGTCGGTTAGATGCCATTGTGGCAAACTTGGAAGAAGTGGCTCAAATTGTGAAGTCGGAAGGCGGGCCGATGCCCAGTGTCGACATCAGTCACCCCGTATTGGATAGATCACTCTGTTATGTGTTTCACGATAACCAGCTGGGCCGGCATCTCGCGCTCGAGGTGAGCCGCCAAATCATCGAACTGCGGCGGCAGGGCAAGTTGGCTGCGTATATAGGCCAAAACCACATCCCAGACTTTCACCCCGGCCAAGCCGAAGTACGTTAA
- a CDS encoding type 1 pili tip component: MKVRELLTEWSSTTERWNGEVSYTLKLPLKDAARLEALAALYPAVDKQTLINQLLHAALEEIESTMPYIEGPKVVGHDEMGDPMFEDVGLTPEYLRLRASFAEKFSKAG; the protein is encoded by the coding sequence ATGAAGGTACGCGAGCTGCTAACAGAATGGTCATCAACCACCGAGCGCTGGAATGGCGAGGTGAGTTACACCCTAAAATTACCCCTGAAGGATGCGGCGCGGTTGGAGGCTTTGGCGGCGCTCTACCCGGCGGTGGACAAGCAAACTCTGATTAACCAGCTGCTGCACGCGGCCTTGGAAGAGATTGAATCCACCATGCCCTATATTGAGGGGCCAAAAGTGGTTGGGCACGACGAAATGGGCGATCCGATGTTTGAGGACGTGGGCTTAACGCCGGAGTACTTGCGCTTACGCGCCAGCTTCGCCGAGAAATTCAGCAAGGCTGGCTGA
- a CDS encoding pyridoxamine 5'-phosphate oxidase family protein: protein MGQQFNALSDKHINFIAAQKVFFVGTATENSKVNISPKGMDSIRILGSNRAIWLNVTGSGNETAAHVQTCPRMTIMFMAFEGNPMILRLYGTARVIHQGDPEWPELYSLFKPLPGARQIFDLSIELVQTSCGMAVPFYDYVGDRELLSDWASKQGDEGIKNYWEKKNQVSLDGEATHILLKSSAPQ from the coding sequence ATGGGCCAACAATTCAACGCGCTTTCAGACAAACATATCAACTTCATTGCCGCGCAAAAGGTATTTTTTGTTGGCACGGCGACTGAAAACAGTAAGGTTAATATTTCACCCAAGGGCATGGATTCCATCCGTATCCTTGGGTCAAACCGCGCTATTTGGCTTAACGTGACCGGCAGCGGCAACGAAACCGCCGCCCATGTGCAAACCTGCCCGCGCATGACCATTATGTTTATGGCCTTCGAAGGTAACCCGATGATTTTACGCCTGTATGGTACAGCCCGGGTCATCCACCAAGGCGATCCAGAGTGGCCAGAGCTCTACAGCTTATTCAAACCCCTACCCGGGGCCCGACAAATTTTTGATCTTTCCATAGAGCTGGTGCAAACCTCTTGCGGTATGGCTGTACCCTTTTACGATTATGTTGGCGATAGAGAACTTCTCTCAGACTGGGCGAGCAAACAAGGGGACGAGGGAATAAAAAACTACTGGGAGAAAAAGAATCAGGTAAGTCTGGATGGCGAAGCCACCCATATTTTATTAAAAAGCTCGGCACCACAGTAA
- a CDS encoding phytanoyl-CoA dioxygenase family protein has protein sequence MTTNDLGYDLIENFIFQSELTAILEETKAALLSEKGGGIRNAEKKFRTILAFAQSSRVIKCAERFLSGQPQLARAILFNKRPGKNWLVTWHQDKTIALSSRFNKSGWGPWSLKDGAHCVQPPSHVLDNMIALRVHLDESTAANGALKLIPGSHNRGILNQEQIDQFLATRDAITIEAPRASALAMRPLILHASSKAHIPTTRRVLHLEYSAAELPAGVTWA, from the coding sequence ATGACGACTAACGACCTAGGCTATGACCTCATAGAAAACTTCATTTTCCAAAGCGAATTAACCGCCATTTTGGAAGAGACAAAGGCGGCACTGCTCAGCGAAAAAGGCGGCGGCATCAGAAATGCTGAGAAGAAATTCAGAACGATTCTGGCATTTGCTCAGTCAAGTAGAGTAATTAAGTGCGCCGAAAGATTTCTTTCCGGACAACCGCAGCTAGCTAGAGCCATCCTTTTTAATAAGCGGCCGGGGAAAAACTGGCTTGTCACTTGGCATCAAGATAAAACAATTGCGCTATCATCTAGATTTAACAAGTCTGGCTGGGGACCCTGGAGCTTAAAAGACGGCGCACATTGCGTACAACCACCCTCCCACGTGCTCGATAATATGATCGCCCTTAGAGTTCATCTCGATGAATCTACGGCAGCAAACGGAGCTTTAAAGCTGATTCCGGGGAGTCACAACCGTGGCATACTTAACCAAGAGCAAATTGATCAGTTCCTGGCAACGCGCGATGCCATAACTATCGAGGCTCCGAGAGCTTCAGCATTGGCGATGCGACCACTTATTTTGCACGCATCCAGTAAGGCGCATATTCCAACAACCCGACGTGTTTTGCATTTGGAATACAGCGCCGCGGAATTACCGGCAGGCGTAACTTGGGCTTAG
- the gcvT gene encoding glycine cleavage system aminomethyltransferase GcvT, translating to MGNKTPLYETHKAMAGRVVDFGGWDMPVNYGSQVEEHHKVRTDAGMFDVSHMTIVDVTGPAAKAYLQKLLANDVAKIESALGKAMYTGMLNADGGVIDDLIVYYMGDWYRTVVNCSTREKDLAWMTKIAADFDVSLTERPQLAMVAVQGPNAIAKAQAVLPKAADILAALKVFQGAEFGDWFIARTGYTGEDGLEIMVPESEVVAFWQALADAGVQPCGLGARDTLRLEAGMNLYGSDMDETISPLEANMAWTIAWEPAERDFIGRAALTAQKAAGVKRKLVGLVLEEKGVLRGHQKVLVEGAAETGEITSGTFSPTLGYSIALARVPVEVGDTCLVEMRNKHVPVKVVKPSFVRNGKKIF from the coding sequence ATGGGAAACAAAACTCCTCTTTATGAAACCCACAAGGCCATGGCCGGTCGCGTAGTGGATTTCGGTGGCTGGGACATGCCCGTCAATTACGGCTCGCAGGTAGAAGAGCACCATAAGGTGCGCACTGATGCCGGCATGTTCGACGTTTCCCACATGACCATTGTCGATGTCACGGGTCCTGCGGCCAAGGCCTACCTGCAAAAGCTGTTGGCTAACGATGTGGCCAAGATAGAGTCGGCCCTCGGCAAAGCCATGTACACCGGCATGCTCAACGCCGATGGCGGCGTGATTGACGATTTGATTGTTTACTACATGGGCGACTGGTATCGCACCGTAGTGAACTGCTCGACCCGGGAAAAAGATTTGGCCTGGATGACAAAAATCGCCGCTGACTTTGATGTGAGCCTCACCGAGCGCCCGCAGTTGGCAATGGTCGCGGTACAGGGGCCGAACGCCATTGCAAAGGCACAAGCTGTGTTGCCTAAAGCCGCCGATATTCTGGCGGCGCTGAAAGTGTTCCAGGGAGCCGAGTTTGGCGATTGGTTTATCGCTCGCACTGGCTACACCGGTGAAGATGGTCTTGAGATCATGGTGCCAGAGTCTGAAGTTGTGGCGTTTTGGCAGGCCCTAGCCGATGCCGGCGTTCAGCCCTGCGGCTTAGGTGCACGCGATACTCTGCGCTTAGAGGCGGGTATGAATTTGTACGGTAGCGACATGGACGAAACCATATCACCGCTAGAGGCTAACATGGCCTGGACTATCGCCTGGGAGCCAGCCGAGCGAGATTTCATCGGCCGCGCCGCGTTAACGGCGCAAAAAGCCGCTGGTGTTAAGCGCAAGCTGGTGGGCCTAGTACTAGAAGAGAAAGGCGTGTTGCGCGGGCATCAGAAAGTGCTTGTGGAAGGCGCGGCTGAAACCGGCGAAATCACCAGTGGCACCTTCTCGCCAACCTTGGGCTATTCTATCGCTCTGGCGCGTGTACCGGTTGAAGTGGGTGACACTTGTCTGGTAGAAATGCGCAATAAGCATGTGCCCGTTAAAGTGGTTAAGCCTAGCTTTGTCCGCAACGGCAAAAAAATATTCTAA
- a CDS encoding TetR/AcrR family transcriptional regulator, which yields MAWSPNHKKQTREKILHSAARLFTQRGFDHVGIDDVMTEAGLTRGAFYAHFKSKSELYAEAIVTAALAAQSTLLAALPERPSRQQVINAYLSNAHRRGDSASCPLAFLTTDISQRDPLIRAAYTQVFKGFLNELEPNSQARENALRSAVLMIGGMAIARALDDEDLVGELFSACQAGASR from the coding sequence GTGGCCTGGTCTCCTAACCATAAGAAACAGACGCGGGAAAAAATTTTACACAGTGCCGCGCGATTATTTACCCAACGGGGTTTTGACCATGTGGGCATCGACGATGTGATGACGGAGGCCGGGCTCACCCGGGGCGCTTTCTACGCACACTTCAAGTCAAAATCTGAACTCTATGCCGAGGCCATAGTGACCGCCGCACTAGCGGCACAATCGACCTTGCTCGCGGCCTTACCCGAACGACCATCGAGACAGCAAGTTATCAACGCCTACCTGAGCAATGCCCATAGGCGCGGCGATAGCGCCAGTTGCCCCTTGGCCTTTTTAACCACGGACATTAGCCAGCGCGACCCCCTGATTCGAGCCGCCTACACCCAAGTGTTTAAGGGCTTTCTGAACGAGCTAGAGCCGAACAGCCAGGCGCGGGAAAATGCCCTGCGAAGCGCCGTATTAATGATCGGCGGCATGGCCATTGCGCGGGCGCTGGATGACGAAGACTTAGTTGGCGAGTTATTTAGTGCCTGCCAAGCAGGGGCAAGTCGTTAG
- the mutY gene encoding A/G-specific adenine glycosylase — protein MTKTKPAVFANTVLTWFDQHGRKHLPWQKNINAYRVWVSEIMLQQTQVSTVIPYFERFMARFPTVRELALAPIDEVLHLWTGLGYYARARNLHKAAKHVVQQHNGEFPRSVEALTELSGVGRSTAGAISSIAFGDRAAILDGNVKRVLARYHGVDGWPGQTQTLNALWALAEAATPNERNADYTQAMMDLGATLCTRSKPACETCPLMGGCVAFGTGRTAELPGKKPRKTLPEKQVQLIMLRNPQGEILLEQRPASGIWGGLWSFPELSIAACARDFAQSRYACAGTPVTWDSWRHTFSHYHLDINPVLIELAHMPTGVQESGQRWVNPAHPGSLGLAAPVKKLLQQLVDATPLC, from the coding sequence ATGACAAAAACTAAACCGGCGGTTTTCGCCAACACCGTGCTGACCTGGTTTGATCAGCACGGTCGCAAGCATTTACCCTGGCAAAAAAATATCAACGCCTACCGCGTATGGGTGTCTGAAATTATGTTGCAACAAACCCAAGTTAGCACCGTGATTCCCTATTTCGAGCGCTTTATGGCCCGTTTTCCCACGGTGCGCGAGCTAGCGCTAGCGCCTATCGATGAGGTGCTGCATTTGTGGACCGGGCTGGGCTACTACGCGCGCGCGCGCAATTTGCACAAGGCAGCAAAGCATGTGGTGCAACAACATAATGGCGAATTTCCGCGCAGTGTCGAGGCCTTAACCGAACTGTCGGGCGTCGGCCGCTCCACGGCCGGCGCCATAAGCTCCATCGCCTTTGGCGATCGCGCCGCCATTTTAGATGGCAACGTAAAACGCGTGCTGGCGCGCTACCACGGCGTGGACGGCTGGCCGGGCCAAACCCAAACCCTGAACGCTTTATGGGCGCTGGCGGAAGCGGCCACACCAAACGAGCGCAACGCCGATTACACCCAAGCCATGATGGATTTAGGGGCGACCCTCTGCACCCGCAGTAAACCCGCCTGCGAAACCTGCCCACTCATGGGCGGCTGCGTCGCCTTCGGCACCGGTCGCACCGCCGAACTACCGGGCAAAAAGCCACGCAAAACCCTGCCAGAAAAGCAGGTTCAGCTAATCATGCTACGCAACCCCCAGGGTGAAATATTGCTAGAGCAGCGCCCCGCTAGCGGCATCTGGGGCGGGCTCTGGAGCTTTCCCGAATTATCCATAGCGGCGTGCGCAAGAGATTTTGCCCAGAGCCGCTATGCTTGTGCAGGTACACCGGTCACTTGGGATAGCTGGCGCCACACTTTTAGCCACTATCACCTAGACATCAACCCGGTGCTGATTGAGCTGGCCCACATGCCAACGGGCGTCCAAGAATCCGGCCAGCGCTGGGTTAACCCGGCCCATCCCGGCAGCTTGGGTTTAGCCGCACCGGTTAAAAAACTGTTACAACAACTTGTGGATGCGACACCGCTTTGTTAA
- a CDS encoding DUF1304 domain-containing protein, with the protein MLLLANILVAFVALLHLYFLALEMFFWDKPLGLKVFGQSKAQATTTKVLAANQGLYNGFLAAGLILGLLQGSNGTDFKLFFLSCIVVAGLHGAMSVSRKIFFIQALPAICALCLLALVELS; encoded by the coding sequence ATGTTGCTACTTGCCAATATCCTTGTCGCCTTTGTCGCCCTACTGCATCTGTACTTTTTAGCACTGGAAATGTTTTTTTGGGATAAGCCCCTAGGGCTCAAGGTTTTCGGACAATCCAAAGCGCAAGCCACTACAACGAAAGTACTTGCCGCCAACCAAGGCCTGTACAACGGTTTTTTGGCCGCCGGATTAATTCTTGGATTGCTACAAGGCAGCAATGGCACAGACTTTAAACTTTTTTTCCTCAGCTGTATTGTAGTGGCTGGGCTCCATGGCGCTATGAGTGTGAGCCGGAAAATATTTTTCATTCAGGCGCTGCCAGCAATTTGTGCCCTATGCCTACTTGCCCTCGTGGAGCTATCCTAA